In Bradyrhizobium lablabi, one DNA window encodes the following:
- a CDS encoding methyltransferase family protein produces MLKLPPPVWALAYVLLAAAISGWLGWPEFPGLPIAPLGIALIAAGFVPPVWALVLFRRADTEIEPTSPTNRALVTSGPYRFTRNPMYLGLVTLTLGIAVWVGAWPMLIAPLAVFATANWVHIPFEEAKMRRQFGAAYDDYVARVRRWV; encoded by the coding sequence ATGCTCAAGCTTCCACCGCCCGTCTGGGCTTTAGCGTATGTCCTGCTCGCCGCCGCAATCAGCGGGTGGCTCGGCTGGCCCGAATTCCCCGGCCTGCCGATTGCGCCGCTCGGTATCGCGCTGATAGCGGCCGGTTTTGTTCCGCCGGTTTGGGCATTGGTTCTGTTCCGTCGTGCGGACACCGAAATTGAACCGACCTCACCTACCAATCGCGCTTTGGTTACCAGCGGTCCTTACCGATTTACCCGCAACCCAATGTACCTCGGACTGGTGACCCTCACCCTCGGCATTGCGGTGTGGGTCGGCGCCTGGCCGATGCTGATCGCGCCGTTGGCGGTGTTCGCGACCGCCAATTGGGTCCACATCCCCTTCGAGGAAGCCAAGATGCGCCGCCAGTTCGGCGCGGCGTATGATGATTATGTCGCGCGCGTGCGGCGGTGGGTGTGA
- a CDS encoding M20/M25/M40 family metallo-hydrolase has translation MLREIWREGLTSRKRSWIWPLAALVAMLPGLAAAEALNPQQQLAHDIYKELVEINTVTATGDTLRAAEAMGARLRAAGLADADIHVFQPAPRKGNLVARLRGTGARKPILLLAHLDVVPANREDWSVDPFKMTEQDGYYYARGSGDDKYMAAAFITNLIRYKQEGYKPDRDIIVALETDEEILDRDALGIQWLLNNHRDLIDAEFALNEGGGVGLKNGTPIRNSVQTSEKVSLSYQLDVKNKGGHSSVPSRDNAIYHLAEGLVRLSKFSFPLKLNDTTRAYFDRTAQFEGEQTAADMRTVLSDKPDPAAMSFVRLAANPVYNAQLRTTCVATMLSGGHAVNALPQLASAKVNCRIMPGEPVDEVKATLEKVLDDDQITVTQLDQPVISAPSALHEEIMGSIEKLTQEFWPGAVVLPIMSAGATDGSYLRNAGIPTYGHSGLANDIHDIRAHGKDERVMIKSFYQGEDYLYRLVKMLSGGG, from the coding sequence ATGCTGAGAGAGATTTGGCGGGAAGGCCTCACGTCGCGGAAGCGCTCCTGGATTTGGCCGTTGGCGGCCTTGGTCGCGATGCTGCCGGGCCTCGCCGCCGCCGAAGCACTGAATCCGCAACAGCAGCTTGCCCATGACATCTACAAGGAGCTGGTCGAAATCAACACCGTGACCGCGACCGGCGACACCTTGCGTGCCGCCGAAGCGATGGGGGCGCGGCTGCGGGCCGCGGGGTTGGCGGATGCCGACATCCACGTGTTCCAGCCGGCGCCGCGCAAGGGCAATCTGGTCGCGCGCTTGCGCGGCACCGGCGCGCGCAAACCGATTCTCCTTTTGGCCCATCTCGACGTCGTGCCGGCCAACCGCGAGGACTGGTCGGTCGATCCGTTCAAAATGACCGAGCAGGACGGCTATTACTACGCGCGCGGCAGCGGCGACGACAAATACATGGCGGCGGCCTTCATCACCAATCTCATTCGCTACAAGCAGGAAGGCTACAAGCCCGACCGCGACATCATCGTCGCACTCGAGACCGACGAAGAAATCCTCGACCGCGATGCGCTGGGCATCCAGTGGCTGCTCAACAATCATCGCGACCTGATCGATGCCGAATTCGCACTCAACGAGGGCGGCGGGGTCGGGCTGAAGAACGGCACGCCGATCCGGAACAGCGTGCAGACCAGCGAGAAAGTCTCCCTGAGCTATCAGCTCGACGTCAAGAACAAAGGCGGCCACAGCTCGGTCCCTAGCAGGGACAACGCCATCTATCACCTCGCGGAGGGCCTGGTGCGCCTCTCCAAATTCAGCTTTCCGCTAAAACTCAACGACACCACGCGCGCTTACTTCGATCGCACAGCGCAATTCGAGGGCGAACAGACCGCGGCCGACATGCGCACGGTTTTGTCGGATAAACCCGATCCGGCCGCGATGTCGTTCGTCCGGCTCGCCGCCAATCCGGTCTATAACGCGCAACTGCGCACCACCTGCGTCGCGACCATGCTGTCGGGCGGCCACGCGGTGAACGCGTTGCCGCAGCTTGCGAGCGCCAAAGTCAATTGCCGGATCATGCCCGGCGAGCCCGTCGATGAAGTCAAAGCGACGCTGGAGAAGGTGCTCGACGACGATCAGATCACGGTGACCCAACTCGATCAGCCGGTCATCAGCGCGCCGTCGGCGCTGCATGAGGAGATCATGGGATCGATCGAGAAACTGACGCAGGAGTTCTGGCCCGGCGCGGTCGTGCTTCCGATCATGAGCGCCGGCGCCACCGACGGCAGCTATCTGCGCAACGCTGGCATTCCGACCTACGGCCACTCCGGCCTCGCCAACGATATCCACGACATCCGCGCCCACGGCAAGGACGAGCGGGTCATGATAAAATCGTTCTACCAGGGCGAGGATTATCTTTATCGGCTGGTGAAGATGTTGTCCGGCGGGGGGTAG
- a CDS encoding RidA family protein, protein MKPATLFSLGAFFAIALIANPCAAEVVRYPIPNSSFPIAQAVKVTGDATTYYISGQVPPVVSKDAEPNTPQAYGDTKTQTVGALTKIKGILEGLGLGMGDVVKMQVFLVHDTRAPMDFKAFMEGYTQFFGGSQPNLPARSVVGVAALANPGFLVEIEVVAAK, encoded by the coding sequence ATGAAACCCGCAACGCTATTTTCGCTCGGCGCATTTTTCGCAATCGCCCTCATCGCAAATCCCTGCGCCGCGGAAGTCGTGCGATATCCGATACCAAATTCCAGCTTCCCGATCGCCCAGGCGGTCAAGGTCACCGGCGATGCAACCACCTACTACATCAGCGGCCAGGTGCCGCCGGTCGTCAGCAAAGATGCCGAGCCGAACACCCCGCAGGCCTATGGCGACACCAAGACCCAGACGGTCGGCGCTCTCACCAAGATCAAAGGGATTCTCGAAGGCCTCGGGCTCGGCATGGGCGACGTGGTCAAGATGCAGGTCTTCCTCGTGCACGACACCCGCGCGCCGATGGATTTTAAAGCCTTCATGGAAGGCTACACGCAATTCTTCGGCGGCAGCCAGCCCAATCTGCCGGCACGGTCCGTGGTCGGCGTCGCGGCGCTCGCCAATCCCGGTTTCCTGGTCGAAATCGAAGTCGTCGCCGCCAAATAG
- a CDS encoding c-type cytochrome — MIQESDNPRNALSIAVPAALALLSFMAYAQDTGPSASRPALSTGFRFAEMTGEELFANVCQGCHMPDAKGATGAGTYPSLAGNSNLEAGGYPVTVVVNGQRGMPRFGAMLSDDQVAAVVNYVRTHFGNNFSDAVTAEDVRTARR, encoded by the coding sequence ATGATCCAGGAAAGCGACAATCCTCGAAACGCCCTCTCCATCGCGGTACCCGCGGCGCTCGCGCTACTGTCGTTCATGGCCTACGCGCAGGATACCGGGCCCTCGGCCTCCAGGCCCGCACTGAGCACGGGTTTCAGGTTTGCCGAAATGACCGGCGAGGAATTATTCGCCAATGTCTGCCAAGGCTGCCACATGCCCGACGCCAAGGGCGCAACCGGCGCCGGAACCTATCCCTCGCTCGCAGGCAACAGCAATCTCGAGGCCGGCGGTTATCCCGTCACCGTCGTCGTCAACGGCCAGCGCGGCATGCCGCGATTCGGTGCGATGCTGAGCGACGACCAGGTCGCCGCGGTGGTGAACTATGTGCGGACGCATTTCGGCAATAATTTTTCGGATGCGGTGACGGCTGAAGACGTCAGGACCGCTCGGCGGTAA
- a CDS encoding NAD(P)/FAD-dependent oxidoreductase, with product MQSEPAFVSRRDLLSLIGAVSGSAAMYHAMTSLGFASDSGYKGPIKLEGDPKGASVLILGAGLAGMTAALELRKAGYQVRILEFNNRPGGRNWTLRGGDSFTELGGASQTCEFDQGLYLNPGPWRIPYHHRALLDYCKRLGVALEPFIQLNHNALLHATNAFGGAPQRIRDIKTDFQGQVSELLAKVTQQGKLDEAVTKQDREILLQALRYWGALDNNYAYKANLISAEFRGYAKDPGGGLTAVPIPGEPVHLSEILKSRLWVYLQNFARHSFQTTMFQPVGGMDMIGKAFAKEVGDLIRYDAKVTRIQQDDSGVTVTYTDLKSAGTPQQAKADWCVCTIPLPILSQLPLEIGDRMKAAIDAVPYSPSVKIGLQFKRRFWEDDEAIYGGISYTDLPIRQIAYPNTGFNGAGKGVLLGAYLFDGPNAYEFTSMTPAERVRRAVGFGAMIHPQYNAEFENGIAIAWHRVPFTLGCAGNWSDQARGEHYENLCQIDGRIVLAGEHASYIPAWQEGAILSSLDAISRLHERVVKT from the coding sequence ATGCAAAGCGAGCCTGCATTCGTTAGTCGGCGCGACCTGCTCTCCCTGATCGGAGCGGTTTCCGGCAGCGCTGCGATGTATCACGCGATGACCTCGCTCGGCTTTGCCTCCGACTCCGGATATAAAGGCCCGATCAAGCTCGAGGGCGATCCGAAGGGCGCTTCCGTCCTGATCCTCGGCGCCGGGCTTGCCGGCATGACGGCGGCGCTCGAATTGCGCAAGGCCGGATACCAGGTGCGGATCCTGGAGTTCAACAACAGGCCCGGGGGCCGCAACTGGACCCTGCGCGGCGGCGATTCCTTTACCGAACTCGGTGGTGCCAGCCAGACCTGCGAATTCGACCAGGGCCTCTATCTCAATCCCGGCCCGTGGCGGATTCCCTATCACCATCGTGCGCTATTGGATTACTGCAAGCGGCTCGGCGTCGCGCTCGAGCCCTTCATCCAGCTCAATCACAACGCGCTCTTGCATGCGACCAACGCTTTCGGCGGCGCGCCGCAGCGGATTCGCGACATCAAGACCGATTTCCAGGGACAGGTCTCGGAATTGCTCGCCAAGGTCACCCAACAAGGCAAGCTCGACGAGGCCGTAACGAAACAGGATCGCGAGATCCTCCTGCAGGCGTTGAGATACTGGGGTGCGCTGGACAATAACTACGCCTACAAGGCAAATCTGATTTCCGCGGAGTTTCGCGGCTACGCCAAGGATCCCGGCGGCGGCTTGACCGCGGTGCCGATCCCGGGCGAACCGGTCCATCTTTCCGAGATCCTGAAGTCGCGGCTCTGGGTCTACTTACAGAATTTCGCGCGCCACAGTTTTCAGACCACGATGTTTCAGCCGGTCGGCGGCATGGACATGATCGGCAAGGCTTTTGCAAAGGAAGTCGGCGACCTCATCCGCTACGACGCCAAGGTGACCCGCATCCAGCAAGACGACAGTGGCGTCACCGTCACCTATACCGACCTCAAATCCGCAGGCACGCCGCAGCAGGCAAAAGCCGATTGGTGCGTCTGCACCATCCCGCTCCCGATCCTCAGCCAGCTTCCGCTCGAAATCGGCGACCGCATGAAGGCGGCGATCGATGCCGTGCCCTATTCGCCCTCCGTCAAGATCGGCCTGCAGTTCAAGCGCCGTTTCTGGGAGGACGATGAGGCGATCTATGGCGGCATCAGCTATACGGATCTGCCAATCCGGCAAATCGCCTATCCCAACACCGGCTTCAACGGTGCGGGCAAGGGCGTGCTGCTCGGCGCGTATCTCTTCGACGGCCCCAATGCGTATGAATTCACCTCGATGACGCCCGCCGAGCGCGTCCGCCGCGCGGTCGGATTCGGCGCGATGATTCATCCGCAATATAATGCCGAGTTCGAGAACGGCATCGCCATCGCCTGGCACCGCGTGCCCTTCACCTTGGGCTGCGCCGGCAACTGGAGCGACCAAGCGAGGGGCGAGCATTATGAAAATCTCTGCCAGATCGACGGCAGGATCGTGCTGGCGGGCGAGCACGCGTCCTACATTCCGGCCTGGCAGGAGGGCGCCATTCTGTCGTCGCTCGACGCCATCAGCCGCCTGCATGAGCGCGTGGTGAAAACGTGA
- a CDS encoding cyclase family protein encodes MARRLIDISVPLQNDVPADPPGNHPTIQYIDHQQGLPRMLQFFEGLKAEDLPDGQGWAVEQVNLSTHNGTHLDAPWHFHPTMNRGMRSWTIDEVPLEWCLQPGVKLDFRHLPDGYVATAKDVETELKRIGHTLSPLEIVVVNTSAGAKYGRPDYVTSGCGMGYEATMYLLERGVRLTGIDGWSWDAPFVYTAKKYAETKDASLIWEGHKAGRHIGYCHIEKLHNLEQLPSTGFMVSCFPVKIERASAGWTRAVAIIDA; translated from the coding sequence ATGGCCAGACGACTGATCGATATTTCCGTGCCGTTGCAAAACGATGTGCCGGCCGATCCGCCCGGCAACCATCCGACCATCCAGTATATCGATCACCAGCAGGGCCTGCCGCGCATGCTGCAGTTTTTCGAAGGGCTCAAGGCCGAAGATCTGCCGGACGGGCAGGGCTGGGCGGTCGAGCAGGTCAACCTTTCCACCCATAACGGCACCCATCTCGACGCGCCCTGGCACTTTCACCCGACCATGAATCGGGGGATGCGTTCCTGGACCATCGACGAGGTGCCGCTGGAATGGTGCCTGCAGCCGGGCGTCAAACTCGATTTCCGGCATTTGCCCGACGGCTATGTCGCCACCGCAAAGGATGTCGAAACCGAACTGAAACGCATCGGCCATACGCTGTCGCCGCTCGAGATCGTCGTCGTCAATACCAGCGCCGGCGCCAAATACGGCCGGCCGGACTACGTCACGTCAGGCTGCGGCATGGGCTATGAGGCGACGATGTATCTGCTCGAGCGCGGCGTGCGGCTGACCGGCATCGATGGCTGGAGCTGGGACGCGCCGTTCGTCTACACCGCGAAAAAATACGCGGAAACAAAAGACGCCAGCCTGATCTGGGAAGGCCACAAGGCCGGCCGCCACATCGGCTATTGCCACATCGAAAAGCTGCACAATCTCGAGCAACTGCCGTCGACCGGATTCATGGTGTCATGTTTTCCGGTGAAGATCGAGCGCGCCTCGGCGGGCTGGACCCGGGCGGTGGCGATCATCGACGCCTGA
- a CDS encoding Bug family tripartite tricarboxylate transporter substrate binding protein: protein MPGRKLTHPSRRAVLRSAGLAIGALAAPGIGLRQARAALYPERTIKIIVPFAPAGPTDIMARIITKHLGEAIGGTMIIENKAGAGGNIGIGAAAHAEPDGYTLLITSSAYVVNPGLYATIPYDPYKDFAPIAELGTSPNVFLANPKLGINSIAEMIARAKADPNELNYASPGIGTTPHLSSELLKIVSGIQITHVPFSGAGPAIQAVLGGTTQLACAALPPAHPLIESGALKALAVTGARRWFDLPEVPTMVELGFTDLIADTFQGFLAPAKTAPEIVALLSAKSVELLKRPDIAQQLRDNGFEVIANGREGMRKRIDDEVPKWRDVVAKAGIKPM from the coding sequence ATGCCGGGTCGGAAATTGACCCATCCATCGCGCCGCGCGGTGTTGCGCAGCGCGGGCCTTGCGATCGGCGCGCTTGCCGCGCCAGGAATCGGCCTGAGGCAGGCGAGGGCGGCTCTCTATCCTGAACGAACCATCAAGATCATCGTGCCGTTCGCTCCCGCGGGGCCAACCGACATCATGGCGCGCATCATTACCAAGCATCTCGGCGAAGCCATCGGCGGCACCATGATTATCGAGAACAAGGCCGGGGCCGGCGGCAATATCGGGATCGGGGCTGCGGCGCATGCCGAGCCGGACGGCTACACGCTCCTGATCACCTCGAGCGCCTATGTCGTCAATCCCGGTCTTTATGCAACGATCCCCTACGATCCCTACAAGGACTTCGCACCGATCGCTGAACTGGGGACCTCACCGAATGTATTTCTGGCTAACCCCAAGCTCGGCATCAATTCGATTGCCGAGATGATCGCCCGCGCAAAAGCCGATCCGAATGAGCTCAACTACGCGAGCCCAGGCATCGGCACCACGCCGCATCTATCGAGCGAGCTGCTCAAGATCGTCAGCGGCATTCAAATCACGCATGTGCCGTTCTCCGGCGCGGGTCCCGCGATCCAGGCGGTGCTCGGCGGCACCACCCAGCTCGCCTGCGCGGCGCTGCCGCCTGCGCATCCTCTCATCGAGAGCGGTGCGTTGAAGGCGCTCGCCGTCACCGGCGCGCGCCGGTGGTTCGATCTGCCTGAGGTGCCGACCATGGTCGAGCTCGGCTTTACGGACTTGATCGCCGATACCTTCCAGGGTTTCTTGGCGCCGGCCAAGACCGCGCCTGAGATCGTCGCGCTGTTGTCGGCGAAGTCGGTCGAGCTTCTAAAGCGGCCCGACATTGCCCAGCAATTGCGCGACAACGGTTTCGAGGTCATCGCCAACGGGCGCGAGGGCATGCGAAAGCGCATCGATGACGAAGTGCCGAAATGGCGTGACGTCGTCGCCAAAGCCGGCATCAAGCCGATGTGA
- a CDS encoding YciI family protein has protein sequence MPKYIIAYHGGVKFESPEQGAAHMAKWKAWVGELGDAVVNPGTPLAKGKLINSRGVSDAGENLLTGFSMIMADSMDAALKMAQRCPYVDHGTVEVAEVMEMK, from the coding sequence ATGCCGAAATACATCATCGCTTATCATGGCGGCGTGAAATTTGAGAGCCCGGAGCAAGGCGCCGCGCATATGGCAAAGTGGAAAGCCTGGGTCGGTGAGCTCGGCGACGCCGTCGTCAATCCCGGCACACCATTGGCAAAGGGCAAGTTGATAAACTCCCGCGGCGTATCGGATGCCGGGGAAAATCTGTTGACCGGCTTTTCGATGATCATGGCCGACAGCATGGACGCCGCGCTCAAAATGGCTCAGCGCTGCCCGTATGTTGATCATGGTACTGTCGAAGTCGCGGAAGTCATGGAAATGAAGTGA
- a CDS encoding winged helix-turn-helix transcriptional regulator encodes MSGARYNQFCALARAAEIIGERWTLLIIRELLLNPMRFGDLGARLDAISPALLTARLDALIESGIVRRTSLPAPFKAQVYELTEIGLAVQPAIRELIRWGGRFLFPMQEDDRFEPDWALLALDAIARRTPTPECRIGLLVPHRERPASFVVEGGAEGTRIAKGEPSGGAVIEARFDVLLQILARQVSLDAAVTSRKARTEGSTRTLRKLPELFDLATARS; translated from the coding sequence ATGAGTGGAGCACGCTATAACCAGTTCTGCGCGCTGGCGCGGGCCGCGGAGATCATTGGAGAGCGCTGGACACTGCTCATCATCCGCGAGCTCTTGCTCAACCCGATGCGGTTCGGCGATCTCGGCGCGCGGCTCGACGCTATAAGCCCTGCGCTTCTGACGGCGCGTCTCGATGCGTTGATCGAAAGCGGCATCGTGCGACGCACGAGCCTGCCCGCGCCGTTCAAGGCCCAGGTCTATGAGCTGACCGAGATCGGCCTTGCCGTGCAACCTGCGATCCGGGAGCTGATCCGCTGGGGCGGACGCTTCCTTTTTCCCATGCAGGAAGACGACAGGTTCGAGCCGGATTGGGCGCTGCTCGCGCTCGACGCCATCGCGCGCCGCACGCCGACGCCGGAGTGCCGCATCGGCTTGCTTGTGCCGCACCGGGAGCGTCCCGCAAGCTTTGTGGTCGAGGGCGGAGCTGAGGGAACACGCATCGCCAAGGGAGAGCCATCGGGTGGTGCGGTGATCGAGGCGCGGTTCGATGTCCTGCTGCAAATCCTCGCCAGGCAAGTGTCGCTCGACGCGGCGGTTACGAGCCGCAAGGCCAGGACCGAAGGGAGCACACGCACCTTGCGCAAGCTGCCAGAACTGTTCGATCTGGCCACGGCTAGAAGCTGA
- a CDS encoding phosphoenolpyruvate carboxykinase → MQETGVRNGAFGADKFGLRKLKGVNWNFGAPQLYEHSLAAGEAVLSADGALCADTGEFTGRSPKDKFTVRDATTDKNMWWAGNQSITSEQFDTLYKDFLTHAEGMTLFAQDLYGGADPSFRIKTRVFTELAWHSLFIRTLLIRPEASELKSFVPELTIIDLPSFKADPKRHGVRSENVVAIDFARKIVLIGGSYYAGEMKKSVFTTLNYYLPEKGVMPMHCSANVGPDGDTAIFFGLSGTGKTTLSADPKRTLIGDDEHGWGSDGVFNFEGGCYAKCIKLSKEAEPEIYAASKRFGAVLENVVLDQNTREPDFDDGSKTENTRSAYPLDFIPNASRTGRAPHPKNVVMLAADAFGVMPPIAKLTPAQAMYHFLSGYTAKVAGTERGLGKEPQPEFSTCFGSPFLPRDPSVYGNLLRDLIAKHDVDCWLVNTGWTGGKYGTGRRMPIKVTRALLTAALNGSLRNADFRTDRYFGFAVPTSLPGVEPHILDPIKTWADKAEFDTTARALVAMFAKNFAKFEAQVDADVRAAAPDIRLAAE, encoded by the coding sequence TTGCAAGAGACGGGTGTGCGTAACGGTGCCTTCGGCGCCGATAAATTCGGCTTAAGAAAACTCAAGGGCGTCAACTGGAATTTTGGCGCGCCGCAGCTCTATGAGCATTCGCTTGCCGCCGGCGAAGCCGTGCTGTCGGCCGATGGCGCGCTGTGCGCGGACACCGGCGAGTTCACCGGCCGCAGCCCGAAGGACAAGTTCACGGTTCGCGACGCCACAACCGACAAGAACATGTGGTGGGCCGGCAACCAGTCGATCACGTCAGAGCAGTTCGACACCCTCTACAAGGATTTCCTGACCCATGCCGAAGGCATGACGCTGTTCGCGCAGGATCTCTATGGCGGCGCCGATCCGAGCTTTAGGATCAAGACCCGGGTCTTCACTGAACTGGCCTGGCATTCGCTGTTCATCCGCACGCTCTTGATCCGCCCCGAGGCGTCGGAGCTTAAGAGTTTCGTGCCTGAACTGACCATCATCGACCTGCCGAGTTTCAAGGCCGATCCGAAACGCCACGGCGTACGCTCGGAGAACGTGGTCGCGATCGATTTCGCCCGCAAGATCGTGCTGATCGGCGGGTCCTATTATGCCGGCGAGATGAAGAAGAGCGTGTTCACCACGCTGAATTACTATCTCCCCGAAAAGGGCGTGATGCCGATGCACTGCTCGGCCAATGTCGGCCCCGACGGCGATACCGCGATCTTCTTCGGCTTGTCCGGCACCGGTAAGACCACGCTGTCGGCCGATCCGAAACGCACCCTGATCGGTGACGACGAGCACGGCTGGGGCAGTGACGGCGTGTTCAATTTCGAGGGCGGCTGCTACGCCAAATGCATCAAACTGTCGAAAGAGGCCGAGCCCGAGATCTATGCCGCCAGCAAACGGTTTGGCGCGGTCCTGGAAAACGTGGTGCTCGACCAAAACACCCGCGAGCCTGATTTCGATGACGGCTCAAAAACGGAAAACACCCGCTCGGCCTATCCGCTCGACTTCATCCCCAACGCCTCACGCACCGGCCGCGCGCCGCATCCGAAGAATGTGGTGATGCTGGCCGCCGATGCGTTCGGCGTGATGCCGCCGATCGCAAAATTGACCCCGGCGCAGGCGATGTATCACTTCCTGTCCGGCTACACGGCCAAAGTCGCGGGCACCGAGCGCGGGCTCGGCAAGGAGCCGCAGCCGGAATTTTCCACCTGCTTCGGCTCGCCGTTCCTGCCGCGCGACCCTTCGGTGTACGGCAATCTGTTGCGCGACCTGATCGCAAAGCACGACGTCGATTGCTGGCTGGTCAATACCGGGTGGACCGGCGGCAAATACGGCACCGGCCGGCGCATGCCGATCAAGGTAACGCGGGCGCTATTGACGGCCGCCTTGAACGGCTCGCTGCGCAATGCCGACTTCCGCACCGACCGCTATTTCGGTTTCGCGGTGCCGACCTCGCTGCCCGGCGTCGAGCCGCATATCCTCGATCCGATAAAAACCTGGGCCGACAAGGCCGAGTTCGACACGACCGCACGCGCCCTGGTCGCCATGTTCGCGAAGAACTTTGCCAAGTTCGAAGCTCAGGTCGACGCCGACGTTCGGGCCGCGGCGCCGGACATCAGACTGGCGGCGGAGTGA
- a CDS encoding VanZ family protein, protein MFQKLVALAAWGTLGFITFATLSPIGLRPHAATDIGIEHVAAFSVAGFLFGVAYPRRIIPVIVLVLGSAIILEVLQLYTPDRHARLLDLGLKLLGGSIGIAIACVLRPLRPIA, encoded by the coding sequence ATGTTTCAAAAGCTAGTCGCGCTCGCCGCGTGGGGCACCCTCGGCTTCATCACCTTTGCAACGCTGTCCCCGATTGGGCTTCGGCCCCATGCGGCGACCGATATCGGCATTGAGCACGTAGCCGCGTTCTCGGTTGCCGGGTTTTTATTTGGCGTGGCGTACCCGCGCCGCATAATCCCTGTCATCGTGCTCGTGCTCGGAAGCGCCATTATCCTGGAAGTCCTGCAGCTGTACACTCCTGATCGCCATGCCCGGCTGCTCGATCTCGGCCTCAAGCTATTGGGCGGCTCGATTGGTATCGCCATCGCCTGCGTTCTGCGGCCGTTGAGGCCTATCGCCTGA